Within Nocardia terpenica, the genomic segment CGTTGATGTGGGCTTCCTCGTCGTAGTAGTCGGCGAGGCGATCCAGTGCGGAGAGTAGGTCGGAGCCGTGCAGGACAACGAAATCCATCAGCTGCTCGCGCCTGCGGCGGGTGGCGCTCACTCCTCCGCCTCCGTCGAGATCGCCTCGATACCAATGACTTCGCGATTCCGTTCGTCGCCAACAACCCGGTCGGAAATGAACTCGAAGTTCTTGCCTTTGCCGAGGAGTTCGAGCAGTTCCTCGGGATCCCCATCCCAGTCCGCCGGGACCTTCACGGTCCAGATCTCCTCGATCTCGGCGGTGGCCTTCACGGTTACCTGCATGGTCTTGGTCGTCACCACGTGGTCTCCTCGGGGGTCTTGCGCTGGATCTTGTAACCGAGTTCGCGGAGCCGCGCCTCGTTCTTCAGGGGATGTACGGGCCATTTCGTGCGGCCAGGAGAAAGCCGGAACCAGTAGTAGTCGCACCGGCAGCTACCGTCCGACTTCGCGCCCCACTCGTAATGGGCGGGATCGCCACATTCGAATGGCGCTCCCTCATGGCAAGGGAACTCTTCGCAGTCGATGACCACGACGTCGGCGTGAGAGTCGCTGCGGGTGAGGCGGTTCTCCGCCTCCGGCGCACCGGGGACGGTGCCGTCGGCTGCGACCGTGCCTTCCTCGGATTCGTTTAGCCAGAGGTGGTACAGCCAGGCCAGCCGTTTGGCGGTCTTCATCGACTCTGCCCTCATTGCGTACGTGTATGGCTTCTCGCCGTCGTGCCGTTCGGCACCGGAAACGTTGATGGTGAACAGCTTCAGATCTGCCACCGCACGGCCTCCGTGGCTTCGTTAATCTCGGCGGCCCAGTCCTGGTCGTGGCTCTCGGTGGCATCCTGCACGACGTCCAGGAACGGAATGTCGTTGAGGCGGGCGAGGTGGAGGACGTCGCGGACGAGGTCCTCCATGTACTCGCGCAGTTCGCCCGCGTCCTCGACGATCGGATTGCGGATCGGCGCGAAGACGGTCCAGCGATGACCATTGATGGTGGTCAGTGCTCGCGCGGCGGCCTGACGATTGTGTTCGATTACGTTGCTGCTCATGACTTCTCCCTGGGGCGGTGGTTTAGGCGGTGGTGAGGTCGGCCGCGAAACGCAGCAGGTGCTCGGCTTCGTCGTGGGGAAGCTCGAACTGCATTTCGACCGTGGCGCCGTTGATACGGAACTGGCCTCGGTGCGGTGTCTCACCGAAGAGCCAGTAGCTGGTGTGGCCTGGTTTGTGGGCGTCGATGATCGCGCCGAGCCGTTGGGCAAACTCCTGCCGGTTCGCTAGCTCCAGCTCCCAAGCGAGCTGCTTGGCGTGCGCCGCCTCGTAGGACTGGAGGTAGGCAGGCAGGAAGCGTTTGCGGATGTCGCGGGCGATCTGCTCGTCGGACCGGGCTGTGCCGATAGTGATTTCGGTACGGCCGGCGTCGAGGTTGGGAACGAAATGCGCGCTGTCTCCGAATGTCGGAGAGATCAGAATGCGGGTCTGCCGGTTTCGGCCCGCGCCACGCTGGATCAGACGAGTCCACATCTGCGCACCGTCATCCCGGGTGATGCGGGCGTCGCTGCCGTCGATGAGGTTGCCTGGTGCACCGAACCATTCGTCGCCGAGGTAACCGGCGATCCGGTGGGCTCGCATGTGGAAGGTGTCGCCGTAGTCCATGGTCAGCCTTCCGTGAAGTACTCGGCGACGGCGTATGCGACGTCGCGGTGGGTCATCGGAGCCCGGCTGGTGAACTTGCTCGGGCGGGTGAGCGGCTTGCCCCATCGGGTGACGTGATAGGTCCATTCGCCGTGGTACGCCTGACCGGTGATCCCGCCGCCGATCTTCGAGACGAGGATGTCTAGGCCGCCGTTGACGTTGGTGATGTAGGTTTCCTCGGCCACGAATCCGCAGCCGCAGTCGCAGATGTCGAACTCGCCTTCGTCGCGTGCCTCGATGGCGACGTTCTCGACCGCCTCGGGGAGCCTCTCGCCTTGGAAGTGGTAGAGGGCGTGCGCGAGGATGGCGTCAGTGTCCTCGCCGCGGGAGTATGCGGTCATTAGGACGTTGGCGATGACATCCGATGCGAGAGTTTGGAACTCGTCGGTGTTGTCGAGTTCTTCGATCGCGCGCTGGTGGCCGCCTGCGCTGGCGCTGGCCAGGATTGCTACCTGACCGAGGTGCGCGGCTTCGACGCGGTCGGCGTAGGTGACGTCGTCGTGAGTGGTGGTCATCGGCTTCTCCTCAGCTGCTGGCGGTTAGACGAAGACGGGTTCGTGCTGGAAGTTCTCGACGCATTCGTAAATGGAGGGGACTTCGCCGTTCCAGCCCTTGCGGAAGTTGCCGGTCTGTAGCACGTAGGCGAGATAGTCGTAGGTGTAGATCGTCCGCATTCGTGGTGTTTCTTTCATTTTGTTTCTTGTAAATGTTGTTGCCGGTAAGGCATTTCGCTCTACGTTGCCGAGCGAGAATAACCAGCAGACATGGACATGAAGGGAGGCATTTACACCCCCTGAAGACGCGCAGGCTTTCGGATCGCAGCCATGGTTTCGAATGCATCCGCGATGGCCTGATGAATGAGGCTCGGACCGTTCCCGTACACCCAGTCCTCATGCGTGGCTGGGGAATCGGTGAGCGGATTGTGGTATCGGCCGTTGTACCAGCCGTATTCGAGGCTCCACACCGACGCCTCGCCCAGCTCCACACCGGCGCGGCTTGCGGTCACCTGTACGCCGACGAAGCACCACTCGTCGGCGCACCAGCCCGCCATCAGCTCGGGGTCGCACAGGATCGGGTCGTACTTGCGCTCGGGGCTCTCGTCCTCGTCGCCGTACATCCGGGCGTGAATCCGGAATCCGTCGATGACGCCCAGGTCCAGGCGTTCGATGGGTGTCATTTGATTCCTTCGGGTTTGGGGGCGCGGACCATCGCCTCAGCGGTGGCGAAGTCGCGCGCCCGGCCACGGTTGGGGACGAATCCGAATCGGCGGTAGAAGGGGCGAAGCCGCGTCACCGCCCCGCCGTATGCGTTGCTGGGGGTCAGCGCGGTCGGCACGCCCCGTCGGTCAGCCTCGGCCAGGATGCGGTGCATGATCGCGGTGCCGATTCCGCGGTTGCGTTCGCCTTCAGGGACGATGAGGCGGGCCGGGATCAGGTAGGTGTCGGCTGCGTGAATCCACAGCGAGACGCCGGGATTCTCGGATTCGATCGCGGCCCGCAGCTCCTCGATCCAGCTGTCGTCGGGCATCACGCGGATTCAG encodes:
- a CDS encoding GNAT family N-acetyltransferase, coding for MPDDSWIEELRAAIESENPGVSLWIHAADTYLIPARLIVPEGERNRGIGTAIMHRILAEADRRGVPTALTPSNAYGGAVTRLRPFYRRFGFVPNRGRARDFATAEAMVRAPKPEGIK